A DNA window from Phragmites australis chromosome 11, lpPhrAust1.1, whole genome shotgun sequence contains the following coding sequences:
- the LOC133885506 gene encoding transcription factor APG-like, whose protein sequence is MSGPGDELPGLLRDNGPALKRAPNFPLAPFQPFTCSAAGSSRAHELKRHAAAAADAKAGAFMSMSSVPLGAASGMHDIGLGGLPVQDDDDSVPWLHCPVVDDGDSDTAPLPPDYCAGLLSEYSGLPAAPAASHGAVVPTTRAVLPETAAKQNPPIAAGGGESVMNFTFFSRPLQRPQASTAASPSNPVESTAVQTAANRLRSTPLFSEQRMAWLQPPKGPRTTTAVAPPAPQAPLAPDHHHVETAATVTQHRLQPEARPPDALTAATAAVTTSSVCSANGDRSQPKMSSHQPAECSFSQDEDLDDEPGEMRRSAARSTKRTRTAEVHNLSERRRRDRINEKMRALQELIPNCNKIDKASMLEEAIEYLKTLQLQVQMMSMGTGMCVPPMLLPAAAAMQHLQMPPMAHFPHLGAMGLGFGMGTLPRFAGAQFPCPVFPGAPPMAMPPGSMFGITGQAMPPLAFPHMAQTALAEQMEAAAPARGGAGAGDHPPLPVVPQGDQKLQHPKQT, encoded by the exons AT GAGCGGGCCCGGCGACGAGCTGCCCGGGCTGCTGCGGGACAACGGGCCGGCGCTGAAGAGGGcgccgaacttcccgctggcgCCGTTCCAGCCCTTCACCTGCAGCGCCGCCGGCAGCAGCAGGGCCCACGAGCTCAAgcgccacgccgccgccgccgcggacgcCAAGGCGGGCGCGTTCATGAGCATGAGCTCCGTGCCCCTGGGCGCGGCCTCGGGGATGCACGACATCGGCCTCGGCGGCCTCCCCGTCCAGGACGACGACGACTCCGTGCCGTGGCTGCATTGCCCCGTCGTCGACGACGGCGACAGTGATACGGCGCCGCTGCCCCCGGACTACTGCGCCGGCTTGCTGTCCGAGTACTCGGGACTtccggccgcgccggcggcctcccACGGCGCGGTCGTCCCGACCACACGCGCCGTGCTGCCGGAAACTGCAGCCAAGCAGAACCCGCCAATTGCCGCCGGCGGAGGCGAGAGCGTCATGAACTTCACGTTCTTCTCGAGGCCTCTTCAGCGACCACAGGCTTCCACCGCCGCGTCCCCAAGCAACCCCGTCGAGTCCACGGCCGTGCAGACGGCGGCGAACCGGCTGAGGAGCACCCCATTGTTCTCCGAGCAGAGGATGGCATGGCTGCAGCCGCCCAAGGGGCCACGCACCACAACGGCAGTCGCACCTCCTGCTCCCCAGGCGCCGCTGGCCCCAGATCACCACCATGTCGAAACAGCCGCCACGGTAACTCAACACAGGTTGCAACCAGAAGCAAGGCCGCCCGATGCGTTaaccgcggcgacggcggcggtgacGACCTCGTCGGTATGTTCCGCCAACGGTGACCGTAGCCAACCGAAGATGAGCAGCCACCAGCCCGCAGAGTGTTCGTTCAGCCAGGACGAG gACCTCGACGACGAGCCCGGCGAGATGAGGAGATCGGCGGCGAGGAGCACGAAGCGCACCCGCACCGCTGAAGTGCACAACCTATCGGAGAGG AGGAGACGGGACCGGATCAACGAGAAGATGCGCGCCCTGCAGGAGCTCATCCCCAACTGCAACAAG ATTGACAAGGCGTCGATGCTGGAGGAGGCCATCGAGTACCTGAAAACTCTGCAGCTCCAAGTGCAGATGATGTCGATGGGGACCGGGATGTGCGTGCCGCCGATGCTGCTGCCTGCCGCGGCGGCGATGCAGCACCTGCAGATGCCTCCGATGGCGCACTTCCCCCACCTCGGCGCCATGGGGCTGGGGTTCGGCATGGGCACCCTCCCGCGCTTCGCCGGCGCGCAGTTCCCGTGCCCGGTGTTCCCCGGCGCGCCGCCGATGGCAATGCCTCCCGGCTCGATGTTCGGCATTACCGGGCAAGCAATGCCACCATTGGCGTTCCCTCACATGGCCCAAACCGCGCTGGCCGAGCAGATGGAAGCTGCCGCTCCTGCACGGGGAGGAGCAGGCGCCGGCGACCATCCACCGCTCCCCGTCGTTCCCCAG GGCGATCAGAAGCTGCAGCATCCGAAGCAAACGTGA